A window of the Herpetosiphon gulosus genome harbors these coding sequences:
- a CDS encoding DUF92 domain-containing protein has protein sequence MLLRLLAGFGLSLLVGGLGYWRRSLSLSGWLGAVLIGTLTVGCGSWAWGWLIILFFASSSLLSKVGKRRKAAVALDKFSKDDRRDLWQAMANGGIPLLTALGYAWQPHFAWWALALGATATATADTWATEIGTLSKGRPFMLTTFKQVERGRSGAISGLGMAATSLGALLIGLSAWGLTGLGLGNGQEPQVWFVIAATIGGIGGSLADSLLGATVQQMRWCEHCASETERTIHKCGNQTRHYRGLAWLNNDWVNLISTGAGALVALLIAVLAN, from the coding sequence ATGCTCCTACGCTTGTTAGCAGGATTTGGCTTGAGTTTGCTGGTTGGCGGGCTAGGCTACTGGCGACGCTCATTAAGCCTGAGTGGTTGGCTAGGTGCAGTTTTGATCGGCACATTGACGGTGGGCTGTGGCAGTTGGGCTTGGGGCTGGCTGATTATTTTATTCTTCGCTAGCTCAAGCCTACTTTCCAAAGTGGGCAAGCGTCGCAAAGCCGCCGTGGCACTCGATAAATTCAGCAAAGATGATCGGCGCGATTTGTGGCAGGCCATGGCCAACGGTGGCATTCCCTTGCTAACGGCCTTGGGCTACGCTTGGCAACCGCATTTCGCTTGGTGGGCTTTGGCACTCGGTGCAACTGCAACTGCAACCGCCGATACTTGGGCCACTGAAATCGGTACACTGAGCAAAGGTCGCCCGTTTATGCTAACAACCTTTAAGCAGGTTGAACGTGGCCGCTCAGGGGCGATTTCGGGCTTGGGCATGGCTGCCACCAGCCTTGGAGCTTTACTGATTGGCCTGAGTGCTTGGGGCTTGACTGGTTTAGGGCTTGGTAATGGCCAAGAACCACAGGTGTGGTTTGTGATCGCCGCAACGATTGGCGGGATTGGTGGCTCTTTGGCCGATAGTTTGCTCGGCGCGACGGTGCAGCAAATGCGCTGGTGTGAGCATTGCGCCAGCGAAACCGAGCGGACAATCCATAAATGTGGCAACCAAACCCGCCATTATCGTGGCCTGGCCTGGCTTAACAACGATTGGGTTAATTTGATCAGCACTGGGGCGGGAGCCTTGGTCGCACTATTAATTGCGGTTTTAGCCAATTAA
- a CDS encoding zinc-binding protein — protein MTSRLIPPIRSQQLLDKSHCALCGQRLLGAYYFLPDRPERYCETCIEQRPRCASCAAPVGDDGWTLHDGRVQCGGCHRSAIYDPQEAQALYASTVASLAQHPGLQVQVGASFRLVDQPTIQDLAHQGAIATEGQQMLGLYLRQGRMRVVYALYGLPRWRFRLVVAHEFAHVWQGEHCPLLTDYDWVEGFAEWVAYQHLLFLGATKAAERLRNAEHPYRKGLEQCLKLEEQIGIRGVLAAMRTLE, from the coding sequence ATGACAAGCCGTTTGATTCCGCCAATTCGCAGCCAACAATTACTTGATAAAAGCCATTGTGCCTTGTGTGGGCAACGCTTGTTGGGCGCATATTATTTTTTGCCCGACCGCCCGGAGCGCTATTGCGAAACCTGTATCGAGCAACGCCCGCGCTGTGCTAGCTGTGCCGCGCCAGTTGGCGACGATGGCTGGACGCTGCACGATGGGCGGGTGCAATGTGGCGGTTGCCATCGTAGCGCAATTTATGATCCGCAAGAAGCCCAAGCCTTATATGCCTCGACCGTCGCTTCGCTCGCCCAACACCCTGGCCTGCAAGTCCAAGTTGGGGCCAGCTTTCGGCTGGTCGATCAGCCCACGATTCAAGATTTGGCTCACCAAGGCGCGATTGCCACCGAAGGCCAACAAATGCTTGGACTCTATCTGCGTCAAGGCCGAATGCGGGTGGTTTATGCCTTGTATGGCTTGCCGCGTTGGCGTTTTCGGTTGGTAGTGGCCCACGAATTTGCCCACGTTTGGCAGGGCGAACATTGCCCATTATTAACTGATTACGATTGGGTCGAGGGCTTTGCCGAGTGGGTTGCCTACCAACATTTGCTATTTTTGGGCGCAACCAAGGCGGCTGAAAGATTACGCAACGCTGAGCACCCTTATCGCAAAGGTTTGGAGCAATGCCTCAAACTCGAAGAACAAATTGGCATTCGTGGTGTTTTGGCAGCAATGCGCACCTTAGAATAG
- a CDS encoding HAD family phosphatase: protein MTQAILFDWGGVFNPQHESLDGYRSIAQRYGHSAESLYALLYNGDEWRQARIGELTSQAYWSSMQQKLGVAGELAIFMGELFAGEQLNQQMVRIAQVLHRRYRTGLLSNALDDLETILERWQVANLFDVVINSARVGVAKPNPHAFELAVAALGVQIRDIIFIDDKLRNVLAARAFGLPTVHFTTTTALLDELGTLGVLKPHERAMLREEL from the coding sequence ATGACCCAAGCCATCCTATTCGATTGGGGCGGAGTTTTCAACCCGCAACATGAGTCACTTGACGGCTATCGTAGTATTGCTCAGCGCTATGGACATTCGGCAGAATCGTTGTATGCCTTGTTGTATAACGGCGATGAATGGCGACAAGCCCGCATTGGTGAACTAACCAGCCAAGCCTATTGGTCGAGCATGCAGCAAAAGTTGGGCGTTGCTGGCGAGCTAGCTATCTTTATGGGCGAGCTTTTCGCTGGTGAACAACTTAATCAACAGATGGTGCGGATCGCCCAGGTTTTGCATCGACGCTATCGTACCGGTTTACTCTCAAATGCGCTTGATGATCTGGAGACGATTTTGGAGCGCTGGCAGGTTGCCAATTTATTCGATGTGGTGATCAATTCGGCCCGAGTTGGCGTGGCCAAGCCCAATCCGCATGCCTTTGAATTGGCGGTTGCAGCCTTGGGCGTACAAATTCGCGATATTATTTTTATTGATGATAAATTGCGTAACGTGCTAGCAGCCCGTGCTTTCGGCCTACCGACCGTGCATTTCACCACCACCACAGCGCTGCTCGACGAGTTGGGAACTTTGGGTGTACTCAAACCACATGAACGGGCGATGCTGCGCGAGGAGCTTTAA
- a CDS encoding glycosyltransferase, with amino-acid sequence MMRIVALAPFGLRPKATLSRRALPMLQAAAARGDVVHVLAPSDLCLADAGSTSIIKQITVEHGPDFGQGNAAMLRSVGWMLKRCLALQPDLVHLFKPKGYGGMALPLIRRLRPKLPIFVDTDDWEGTGGWNDRLDYPRQIKMLIDWQERNLPKLADCVTVASQTLANQVILFGLPTNKLLYLPNGVDLPRRQLPERNLARAQLGLNQDPIILLYSRFWEFPVSDVVVMMVGVLAQIPTAKLLVIGAGEHGEEQQLTLLAQRAGISHALDNRGWSEQSMIDAALAAADVALYPMDDTLLNRAKCSAKLTEQMQAGLPIVAAAVGQVVEYLDQTSGVLVEPSNSGALARAVIQLLQQPQQRQSLGRAAQNRIEKLFNWPAQSQTLLQRYDACYKAQ; translated from the coding sequence ATGATGCGGATTGTTGCGCTAGCACCGTTTGGTTTGCGCCCCAAAGCCACATTAAGTCGTCGAGCCTTGCCAATGCTTCAAGCTGCCGCCGCCCGTGGTGATGTTGTGCATGTGCTAGCTCCAAGCGATCTCTGCCTCGCCGATGCTGGTTCAACCAGCATAATCAAGCAAATTACGGTCGAACATGGCCCAGATTTTGGCCAAGGCAACGCGGCGATGCTGCGTTCGGTAGGTTGGATGCTCAAGCGCTGTTTGGCGCTTCAGCCTGATCTAGTGCATTTGTTTAAACCCAAGGGCTATGGTGGCATGGCCTTGCCCTTGATTCGGCGTTTGCGGCCTAAATTACCTATTTTTGTTGATACCGATGATTGGGAAGGCACTGGCGGCTGGAATGATCGGCTCGATTATCCGCGCCAGATCAAAATGTTGATCGATTGGCAAGAACGTAATCTGCCCAAATTGGCCGATTGCGTCACGGTGGCCTCGCAAACCTTGGCCAACCAAGTGATTTTGTTTGGTTTGCCGACTAACAAGCTGCTTTATCTACCGAATGGAGTTGATCTGCCGCGTCGCCAATTGCCTGAGCGTAACCTAGCCCGTGCCCAGCTGGGCCTCAACCAAGACCCGATTATTTTGCTCTATAGTCGTTTTTGGGAGTTTCCAGTGAGCGATGTTGTGGTGATGATGGTTGGCGTGTTGGCCCAGATTCCTACAGCAAAACTCTTGGTGATTGGGGCGGGCGAACATGGCGAGGAGCAGCAATTAACGCTGTTAGCTCAGCGGGCAGGCATCAGCCATGCGCTGGATAACCGTGGTTGGAGCGAGCAAAGCATGATTGATGCAGCGCTAGCCGCTGCTGATGTAGCGCTCTACCCAATGGATGATACCCTGCTGAATCGCGCTAAGTGTTCAGCTAAACTAACCGAACAAATGCAAGCAGGCTTGCCGATTGTGGCCGCAGCGGTTGGTCAGGTAGTTGAATATCTCGACCAAACCAGCGGTGTGTTGGTTGAACCAAGTAATAGTGGAGCTTTGGCGCGGGCCGTAATTCAGCTCTTGCAGCAGCCACAACAACGCCAGAGTTTAGGGCGAGCTGCTCAAAATCGCATCGAAAAGCTCTTTAATTGGCCTGCGCAAAGTCAAACCCTACTCCAACGCTACGATGCCTGCTACAAGGCGCAGTAA